In Paenibacillus durus, the DNA window CACAGCGAGCGGCAAATGCGACTCCGCCATAAGCTCGAACAGATCGTTCAGCAGCGTATCCGGACTTACCTGCGGGATTTCCCGCCGCATGACGTCTGAAATCGACTGCTGCTCTTTAATCGCCCGCGCGGCGTCATCGGCGGTAATCACGCCCAGCAGCTTCATCTCCTTGTCGGCCACATACAGGCTGGACACGCCGCTGTCGCGCATCAACTGCAGCGCCACGCGCGGTCCGCGTTCGGGCCGGATCATCTCCGGCTGCTTCATCACATGGGCTGCTGTCAGCACCTTCGACAAATCCACGTCCTCCACGAACCGCTCCACATATTTGTTGGCAGGCTGGATGAGAATTTCCTCCGGCGTGCCGATCTGCACAATAACGCCGTCTTTCATCAAGGCGATCCGGTCGCCAATCCGCAGCGCCTCATCCAAATCATGCGTAATGAAGACAATCGTCTTCTTCACCCGGTCCTGCAGCTCCAGAAGCTCCTGCTGCATATCCTTGCGGATCAAGGGATCGAGCGCGCTGAACGCTTCGTCCATCAGCAGAATGTCCGGATCATTCGCAAGGCCCCGGGCCAGCCCGACCCGCTGCTGCATCCCGCCGCTGAGCTGATCGGGACGATGGTTCTCCCAGCCGCCGAGGCCGACCAGCTCCAGAGCCTGCTGCGCCAGCTCTCTGCGTTTCTTTTTATCGACACCCTGCACCT includes these proteins:
- a CDS encoding quaternary amine ABC transporter ATP-binding protein, which translates into the protein MPILEVKQLTKIFGQDARKGLTLLEQGWSKEKIAKEAKLTVGVNQADFHIKEGEIFVIMGLSGSGKSTLVRLLNRLIDPTAGQILFRGQDVVKMNAEELRQFRRKNIGMVFQKFGLFPHRTVLGNAEYGLEVQGVDKKKRRELAQQALELVGLGGWENHRPDQLSGGMQQRVGLARGLANDPDILLMDEAFSALDPLIRKDMQQELLELQDRVKKTIVFITHDLDEALRIGDRIALMKDGVIVQIGTPEEILIQPANKYVERFVEDVDLSKVLTAAHVMKQPEMIRPERGPRVALQLMRDSGVSSLYVADKEMKLLGVITADDAARAIKEQQSISDVMRREIPQVSPDTLLNDLFELMAESHLPLAVVDEQDRLKGIVIKGAVLSALAGNAVPEGGLA